In Vibrio hippocampi, the following are encoded in one genomic region:
- a CDS encoding 4Fe-4S dicluster domain-containing protein — translation MDTQQVIKTWNLVVDVERCENCNNCFMADKDEYCGNSFPGYSEEQPRHGHRWINIQRRERGSGSLVDVAYMPTMCNQCKDAPCVKAAKNGEIYQRDDGIVIIDPLKAKGQERLVKSCPYGHIWWNDELELPQKWYFDAHLLDNGWKEPRCVQSCATGALQAIKVSDEEMLAKVRQENLEVLNPEFGTNPRIWYRNLYRFNKQHLAGSVVAKVDGVVDCVKSATVTLSQQDTVIAELQTDYFGDFKFDKLETSTEPYQLTVSHEYGRYHCEVDLQNSINLGVLTLE, via the coding sequence ATGGACACTCAACAAGTGATTAAAACCTGGAATTTAGTGGTAGACGTTGAGCGCTGCGAAAATTGCAATAACTGTTTTATGGCGGATAAAGATGAGTATTGCGGCAATAGCTTCCCGGGATATAGCGAGGAGCAACCGCGTCATGGTCATCGATGGATAAATATCCAACGCCGTGAACGTGGCAGTGGTTCTTTAGTCGATGTTGCCTATATGCCAACGATGTGCAATCAGTGCAAAGATGCGCCCTGCGTGAAAGCGGCTAAAAATGGCGAAATTTATCAACGAGACGACGGTATTGTGATCATCGACCCGCTGAAAGCGAAGGGGCAAGAACGTTTAGTAAAAAGTTGCCCCTATGGACATATTTGGTGGAATGATGAGTTAGAATTGCCGCAAAAATGGTATTTTGACGCGCACTTATTGGATAATGGTTGGAAGGAACCACGCTGTGTCCAGTCATGTGCTACTGGCGCTCTGCAAGCGATAAAGGTCTCTGATGAGGAGATGTTAGCAAAAGTACGGCAGGAGAACCTTGAAGTTCTCAATCCAGAGTTTGGCACTAATCCAAGGATTTGGTATCGCAATCTCTACCGATTCAATAAGCAGCATTTGGCGGGTTCAGTGGTGGCGAAAGTGGACGGCGTTGTCGATTGTGTTAAATCGGCAACAGTAACACTGAGCCAACAAGACACGGTGATTGCTGAGTTACAAACCGACTACTTTGGCGATTTTAAGTTTGATAAATTAGAGACCAGTACCGAGCCTTATCAGCTAACCGTTTCCCACGAATATGGTCGTTACCACTGCGAAGTCGACCTACAAAATAGTATCAACCTCGGAGTATTAACCCTAGAATAA
- a CDS encoding sulfite exporter TauE/SafE family protein, translated as MITDLYFYLAAIPAVLVYGIGKGGFGGGLGVIAVPLMALTMPPFQAASILLPILCVMDIFAVKHHYRNCHYQEIRSMLPWAIIGIVIASMIMGLVSGKMVEISIGAVSLLFCLQYYCLGPSKNTGKLACAFWSTLSGISSTMIHAGGGPISIYMLPKKFNKMVLVGTMAVFFAIMNIIKLIPYTYFGQFDSQNLMTSLVLLPLAPVGVKLGVYLLQIASQQQVYRICYLLLLISGAKLLYSGLMNG; from the coding sequence ATGATCACCGATCTCTATTTTTACTTGGCTGCGATACCCGCTGTATTGGTTTACGGAATCGGTAAAGGCGGGTTTGGGGGTGGCTTGGGAGTGATTGCTGTTCCACTGATGGCGTTAACGATGCCACCGTTTCAGGCCGCTTCTATTCTTCTACCGATATTATGCGTTATGGATATTTTTGCGGTAAAACACCATTATCGAAACTGTCACTATCAAGAAATTCGTTCGATGTTGCCGTGGGCGATTATCGGCATCGTTATCGCATCGATGATTATGGGGTTAGTCTCTGGAAAAATGGTGGAAATCAGTATTGGTGCGGTATCACTACTGTTTTGTCTACAATATTACTGCTTAGGTCCGAGCAAAAATACAGGCAAACTAGCCTGTGCTTTTTGGAGCACGCTGTCTGGCATTTCGAGCACCATGATTCATGCCGGCGGTGGACCTATCAGTATTTACATGCTGCCTAAGAAGTTTAATAAAATGGTGTTGGTTGGCACCATGGCGGTATTCTTCGCAATCATGAACATCATCAAACTCATCCCTTATACCTACTTTGGTCAGTTCGATAGCCAAAATCTGATGACATCATTAGTGCTGTTACCTTTAGCGCCAGTTGGCGTAAAGTTGGGGGTCTATTTGCTTCAAATTGCGTCCCAGCAACAGGTATACCGAATCTGCTATCTGTTATTACTGATCTCTGGAGCAAAGCTGCTTTATTCGGGACTAATGAATGGATAA
- a CDS encoding CoA transferase subunit A has product MLKKAIISANQAASKITDGMSIMVGGFMTVGTPKALINALVSSGVKDLTIICNDAGLPGKGVGKLIENGQVSKLIASHIGLNRIAGEKMNAGEMVVKLIPQGTLAEQIRAGGAGLGGVLTKTGLNTLVEQGKQKILIDEEWYLVERPIKADVALLKSSTTDVYGNCAFNKTTANFNPVMATAAQCVLVEPDVISQPNEVDPALFSVPSVLIDYIVR; this is encoded by the coding sequence ATGCTGAAGAAAGCTATTATTTCTGCCAATCAAGCCGCATCTAAAATAACGGATGGCATGTCTATTATGGTGGGCGGATTTATGACGGTTGGAACACCCAAGGCGCTTATTAATGCTTTAGTTTCTTCTGGTGTAAAAGATTTAACCATTATTTGCAATGACGCAGGATTGCCCGGTAAAGGGGTAGGAAAGTTAATAGAAAATGGTCAAGTTTCCAAGTTAATTGCTTCTCATATCGGTCTGAATCGTATCGCCGGTGAAAAAATGAATGCTGGCGAAATGGTGGTCAAGTTAATTCCTCAGGGCACATTAGCGGAGCAAATCCGCGCGGGCGGTGCTGGTCTCGGTGGCGTATTGACCAAAACCGGGCTCAACACGTTAGTTGAACAGGGCAAACAGAAAATATTAATCGACGAAGAATGGTACTTGGTTGAGCGTCCCATTAAGGCGGATGTGGCTTTGCTTAAATCTTCGACCACCGATGTTTATGGCAACTGTGCATTCAATAAAACCACTGCCAACTTTAATCCCGTTATGGCGACCGCTGCGCAATGTGTATTGGTTGAACCCGATGTAATAAGCCAGCCCAACGAAGTGGATCCCGCTCTATTTAGCGTTCCTTCTGTACTGATTGATTACATCGTGAGGTAA
- a CDS encoding 3-oxoacid CoA-transferase subunit B, translating into MKDLIAQRVAQELEVGNLVNLGIGMPTLVADYVPKNKHVVFQSENGMVGLDSTPKSGEEDWDLTNAGGMPVTVTEGAAYFDSTLSFTLIRGGHVDATVLGAMEVDSEGNLANYMIPGKMVAGMGGAMDLVNGAKKVIIMMSHCNKKGEPKILERCTLPLTATQCVDVIVTELAVIKRTEQGLVLCEIAFNTTVEEVLQKTATELILSDSITTFGEEQ; encoded by the coding sequence ATGAAAGATCTCATTGCTCAACGTGTTGCTCAAGAATTAGAGGTTGGCAACTTGGTTAACCTCGGCATCGGAATGCCCACACTCGTCGCCGATTATGTCCCCAAAAACAAGCATGTGGTATTTCAGTCGGAAAATGGCATGGTCGGGTTAGATTCAACGCCAAAGTCAGGCGAAGAGGATTGGGACTTAACCAATGCGGGTGGCATGCCGGTGACGGTCACTGAGGGCGCGGCTTATTTCGATTCCACCTTGTCATTTACCCTCATTCGTGGCGGGCATGTAGACGCTACAGTGCTTGGGGCGATGGAAGTCGATAGTGAAGGCAACCTCGCTAATTACATGATTCCGGGAAAGATGGTCGCAGGGATGGGCGGCGCGATGGACTTAGTGAACGGTGCTAAAAAGGTCATCATCATGATGTCGCACTGCAACAAAAAGGGTGAGCCCAAAATCCTTGAACGCTGCACCTTACCACTCACTGCGACCCAATGTGTCGACGTGATTGTCACCGAACTTGCGGTGATTAAACGCACCGAACAAGGGTTAGTGCTTTGTGAAATCGCGTTTAATACCACGGTTGAAGAAGTACTACAGAAAACCGCAACGGAACTCATTTTATCAGACAGCATTACAACATTTGGAGAAGAGCAATGA
- a CDS encoding SDR family NAD(P)-dependent oxidoreductase — protein sequence MMTSSWSDDFAKNCFDLKDKVAVITGGNGTLGAAYAQAFALHGAKVVVTARSKETLEETVRTVAEIGGECTAITGDVTDVEAQQNIVDQVHGMYGRIDILVNNAGMAFRAPAEDMPVEKFTQVLNVNVTGTLVPCQVFGKYFMKQGRGKIVNTSSVRGFCGHPDGYIAYSASKAAVDSLTKQMSTEWSIKGVKQGFSINVNAIAPTLIKSPLTQEICEDPARIAPFLARLPMGRVAETHDMIGLVMFLSSSASDFINGQIIYVDGGCTAG from the coding sequence ATGATGACAAGTTCTTGGAGCGATGACTTCGCAAAAAACTGTTTTGACTTAAAAGACAAGGTTGCGGTGATCACTGGTGGTAACGGCACATTGGGTGCGGCTTATGCTCAAGCCTTCGCTTTACACGGAGCAAAAGTGGTGGTGACCGCTCGCAGTAAAGAAACATTAGAGGAAACCGTGCGAACGGTTGCGGAAATAGGGGGCGAATGCACGGCGATCACTGGAGATGTAACCGATGTTGAAGCGCAACAAAACATTGTTGACCAAGTTCATGGTATGTACGGTCGCATAGACATCTTGGTCAATAATGCAGGTATGGCGTTCCGCGCGCCCGCCGAAGATATGCCGGTCGAAAAATTCACCCAAGTCCTCAACGTCAACGTCACTGGAACCTTAGTGCCTTGCCAAGTGTTTGGTAAATACTTTATGAAGCAGGGGCGAGGCAAAATAGTCAATACCTCAAGTGTTCGTGGCTTTTGTGGGCACCCTGATGGCTATATTGCCTATTCAGCTTCAAAAGCTGCTGTGGATTCTCTCACCAAACAGATGTCTACCGAATGGTCGATTAAAGGCGTGAAACAAGGTTTTTCCATTAATGTTAATGCCATTGCGCCAACGTTGATCAAATCACCATTAACTCAAGAAATTTGCGAGGATCCTGCGCGCATCGCACCATTCCTTGCTCGCCTGCCGATGGGACGTGTTGCAGAGACCCACGATATGATTGGATTAGTGATGTTCTTATCCTCATCAGCGTCCGATTTTATTAACGGTCAAATCATCTATGTAGACGGCGGTTGTACCGCGGGCTAA
- a CDS encoding 3-hydroxyacyl-CoA dehydrogenase family protein, with the protein MNSSDINNITIVGAGMMGAGIAQVFAASGRNVIMKDLSVTDCSALGDIAAQLDALVCEELIQQSDKEDILDRISITADAIEAFTDADMIIESVPEILEVKQAVFREMEAYARPDCIFASNTSVKSITQIAEVVEKKERVIGMHFWNPAVLIPLVEVVRTEHSSDDVVATAMSLLTECGKAPAECKKDVPGFLANRLQHALWREAFYMVDEGIADPKTIDDCIKNSFGFRLPQLAPFENADMVSTELSLQIHDYMFQHLYSGQEPSETLKRLVREGKSGFKSGEGFQQWSPQQAAQSKQALFQYLIDQTKYRRNQ; encoded by the coding sequence ATGAATTCAAGCGATATAAACAACATTACTATCGTCGGCGCGGGGATGATGGGAGCCGGAATCGCGCAGGTTTTTGCAGCGAGCGGTAGAAACGTGATCATGAAGGACTTGAGTGTTACTGATTGCTCTGCCTTGGGGGATATTGCCGCGCAACTCGATGCATTGGTGTGTGAAGAGCTGATTCAACAGAGTGACAAAGAGGACATATTAGACCGAATATCAATCACCGCCGATGCGATAGAGGCGTTCACCGATGCGGATATGATTATTGAATCAGTTCCGGAAATACTCGAAGTCAAGCAAGCGGTGTTTCGAGAGATGGAAGCATACGCACGTCCAGATTGTATTTTTGCGTCCAACACCTCGGTTAAATCGATTACCCAAATTGCCGAAGTGGTCGAGAAGAAAGAGCGAGTCATCGGTATGCATTTCTGGAATCCCGCGGTGCTAATACCTTTGGTTGAAGTTGTCCGAACGGAGCACAGTAGTGATGATGTCGTCGCAACGGCGATGTCTCTGCTAACCGAATGCGGTAAAGCGCCTGCTGAATGTAAGAAAGACGTTCCCGGGTTTCTTGCCAATCGATTGCAACATGCACTGTGGCGTGAGGCTTTCTACATGGTGGATGAAGGGATTGCTGATCCTAAAACCATCGATGATTGCATCAAAAACTCGTTTGGTTTCCGTCTACCTCAACTCGCTCCCTTTGAAAACGCCGATATGGTCTCGACGGAGTTGAGCCTACAGATCCACGACTATATGTTCCAGCATTTATATTCGGGTCAGGAACCGAGCGAAACGTTAAAGCGCCTAGTGCGAGAGGGCAAGTCAGGTTTTAAATCTGGCGAAGGGTTCCAGCAATGGAGCCCTCAGCAAGCCGCACAGTCCAAGCAGGCGTTATTTCAATACCTAATTGATCAAACCAAATACCGCAGAAACCAGTAG
- a CDS encoding cyclase family protein, producing the protein MAGKNHNFFKGKVIVDLSHPVGSQSPQWPYFPQPEITRAHGLAKSGVLTQFFKMPMHCGTHADSPRHVIETEFCGRRARYTHEMDLEAYCGDAVCLDLSHLEQWTLIKAEHMDEALAKTGVTHEELKDMIVIIYTGMAEQWDDSKQYYHYATGVGASVGHWCVKHDIKALGVDQQALDHPLHTSIAEKCAGHLAMNLEGYSGLPLKDEYIAKFGAEEYAHFDRDMYKEIHGESAYRDLYGLVEDKGLCNGTWEPCHKLLLGNGKVGWENVGGNVAKIAGKRCTIIGAPLNLYCGDGSMTRLLAIIDDDQLNHVPDRVYPFGDH; encoded by the coding sequence ATGGCAGGCAAGAACCATAATTTCTTTAAGGGCAAAGTCATCGTTGACCTTTCACACCCGGTTGGCTCGCAGTCGCCACAGTGGCCTTACTTTCCACAACCTGAAATTACCCGCGCGCACGGTCTAGCGAAGTCTGGTGTATTAACGCAGTTCTTCAAAATGCCGATGCATTGCGGTACGCACGCCGATTCCCCAAGACACGTGATTGAAACCGAGTTTTGTGGACGTCGTGCTCGCTATACCCACGAAATGGACCTTGAAGCTTATTGCGGCGATGCGGTGTGCTTGGACTTGTCACATTTAGAACAGTGGACGCTGATCAAAGCAGAACATATGGATGAAGCGCTCGCAAAAACGGGCGTAACCCATGAAGAACTGAAAGACATGATTGTCATTATCTACACTGGTATGGCAGAGCAGTGGGACGACTCAAAGCAATACTATCACTATGCCACTGGCGTGGGGGCTTCCGTTGGACACTGGTGCGTTAAGCATGACATCAAAGCCCTTGGGGTTGACCAACAAGCCCTCGATCATCCACTGCACACCTCAATAGCCGAGAAATGTGCCGGACATCTTGCCATGAACCTAGAAGGGTATTCGGGCTTGCCTCTTAAAGATGAGTATATCGCTAAATTTGGCGCTGAAGAATACGCCCATTTCGACCGCGATATGTACAAAGAGATCCACGGTGAATCTGCCTATCGTGATTTGTACGGCTTAGTTGAAGATAAAGGCTTATGTAATGGTACTTGGGAACCGTGCCACAAGTTGCTTTTAGGTAACGGAAAAGTGGGGTGGGAAAACGTGGGCGGCAATGTCGCTAAGATCGCAGGTAAGCGCTGTACCATCATCGGCGCGCCTCTTAATCTTTATTGCGGTGATGGTTCGATGACTCGTTTGCTGGCGATTATTGATGATGACCAATTAAACCATGTCCCTGATCGCGTCTACCCATTCGGTGATCATTAA
- a CDS encoding acetyl-CoA C-acetyltransferase: MKQVVIVSAKRTAIGCYLGALANVSAVELGTTAVKAAIIEAGIKPEQVDNVILGNVLSAGLGQNPARQVAIHSGVPFEKTANVVSMVCGSGLKAVMDAANQIKLGEADIVVAGGMESMSNAGHLLASHRNGVKMGHSQLTDTMLCDGLTDAFAGYHMGITAENLAKQFSISREQQDQFALQSQQRAQAAITSDRFKQEIVAHMITGRKGDTVVDTDEFPKFDSTIETISRPRPAFVRDESGTVTAANASGLNDGAAALVLMSRDKADELGLKPMATVVSQAAAGVEPQTMGYGPVPATQKALINAGLTIGDVDLIEANEAFASQALSVCKGIDANPAITNVNGGAIALGHPIGASGARILVTLVHELLKRQQQYGLATLCIGGGQGLAVVIERFH; this comes from the coding sequence ATGAAACAAGTCGTCATTGTTAGCGCAAAACGTACTGCCATTGGCTGTTATCTTGGAGCTCTAGCGAATGTATCCGCGGTTGAATTAGGCACGACTGCCGTTAAAGCAGCAATCATCGAGGCGGGTATTAAGCCTGAGCAAGTTGACAACGTAATCCTTGGCAACGTGCTTTCAGCGGGACTGGGGCAAAACCCAGCGCGTCAGGTTGCGATCCATTCCGGCGTCCCCTTTGAAAAAACAGCCAATGTCGTGTCTATGGTTTGTGGTTCGGGTCTAAAAGCCGTTATGGATGCCGCCAATCAAATAAAACTCGGTGAAGCTGACATCGTTGTCGCAGGTGGAATGGAATCAATGTCCAATGCGGGACATCTCCTTGCGTCTCATCGCAACGGGGTAAAAATGGGTCATTCTCAATTAACCGACACCATGTTATGTGATGGGCTAACCGACGCGTTTGCTGGCTACCACATGGGAATTACTGCGGAAAACCTAGCCAAACAGTTTAGCATCAGTCGTGAACAGCAAGACCAGTTTGCATTGCAGTCGCAGCAACGTGCGCAAGCTGCTATTACGTCGGATCGCTTTAAACAAGAAATCGTGGCGCACATGATAACGGGACGCAAGGGGGATACGGTTGTCGATACGGATGAATTTCCTAAGTTTGATTCGACGATTGAAACGATTTCTCGCCCCAGACCTGCCTTTGTGAGAGATGAAAGCGGAACCGTCACAGCGGCAAACGCTTCGGGCCTAAATGATGGCGCTGCCGCATTAGTTCTGATGAGCCGCGATAAGGCGGATGAGTTAGGACTTAAACCTATGGCGACGGTTGTTTCACAAGCTGCGGCGGGTGTAGAGCCACAAACAATGGGTTATGGACCGGTTCCCGCGACGCAAAAAGCGTTAATCAATGCGGGGTTAACCATCGGTGATGTGGATCTAATTGAAGCAAATGAGGCTTTTGCTTCTCAAGCATTGTCGGTGTGCAAAGGCATTGATGCCAATCCGGCGATCACCAATGTCAACGGTGGCGCGATTGCGTTGGGTCATCCGATTGGCGCTTCTGGTGCAAGAATTCTTGTTACCTTGGTTCACGAATTACTTAAGCGCCAGCAGCAGTATGGGTTAGCAACGTTATGTATTGGCGGTGGGCAAGGGTTAGCCGTCGTGATTGAACGTTTCCATTAA
- a CDS encoding 3-keto-5-aminohexanoate cleavage protein encodes MSLSNKRILTVACTGAWPRKERFPDVPVTPREQADEIIACHAAGASIAHIHVRDDDQNASMDIVKFRETVNYIRQAQCDIVINLTTSGGLGLEDEVRMLPFQELRPEIATFDAGTMNWAHSTVFENTPTFLGKLAKEMPLVNVTPEVEIFDIGMIHNVVFYRKSIEKDNAKARESGEAERHNPFIRPHFQFVLGAPGGSPADVHILLQMLDEVRRYWGDNFTWGGLGIGSGHLPIINACIALGGHIRVGMEDNVYYRRGQLAKSNVEFVERTKRMLQCNDLDIATPDEARQILNLNKANFPSWK; translated from the coding sequence ATGTCATTATCCAATAAAAGAATTCTCACAGTGGCGTGTACTGGTGCATGGCCGCGCAAAGAGCGATTTCCTGATGTCCCTGTTACTCCAAGAGAGCAGGCGGATGAGATTATTGCTTGTCATGCCGCTGGGGCATCCATTGCACATATTCACGTTCGCGATGACGATCAGAACGCCTCCATGGATATTGTTAAGTTTCGTGAAACCGTCAATTATATTCGCCAAGCACAATGCGATATTGTCATTAATCTCACCACATCGGGTGGATTAGGGCTGGAAGATGAAGTTCGTATGCTTCCCTTTCAAGAGTTACGTCCAGAGATTGCCACTTTTGACGCCGGTACCATGAACTGGGCGCACAGCACGGTATTTGAAAACACACCGACGTTTTTAGGGAAATTAGCCAAGGAAATGCCTTTGGTTAACGTGACGCCTGAAGTGGAGATTTTTGATATCGGTATGATTCATAACGTTGTTTTCTATCGTAAATCAATAGAAAAAGACAATGCAAAGGCGAGAGAAAGTGGTGAAGCAGAGCGACACAATCCATTTATCCGCCCTCATTTTCAGTTTGTACTTGGTGCGCCAGGCGGTTCTCCTGCCGATGTCCATATCCTACTGCAAATGCTGGATGAAGTTCGCCGTTATTGGGGAGACAATTTTACTTGGGGTGGCTTAGGCATCGGCTCTGGACATCTGCCAATTATCAATGCGTGTATCGCGTTAGGGGGTCATATCCGCGTTGGAATGGAAGACAATGTCTATTACCGACGGGGTCAATTGGCTAAGTCGAATGTTGAGTTTGTCGAACGCACCAAACGCATGTTGCAATGTAACGATCTCGACATTGCTACGCCAGACGAAGCTCGCCAGATCCTCAATTTAAACAAAGCCAACTTCCCGAGTTGGAAATAG
- a CDS encoding LysR family transcriptional regulator — MPNSDIRKGGAIKQSSAIDPQQLVRMLFFIELINAGSITKAAEALNISTSTGSRWLSDLEAELGITLYQRNNPQERLTEAGSFLYSKFSEITDDIHLMINELTGFTTETRGNIKICCTPIYADKVVLPIIGEFVEQHARVNVQFTLTPRGMDYYKDHDFIITAIAGHASNKDSELLLVRRTLLTQKFITVATPAYVKKHGEPLVPKDLINHRCLYSKALQNDNQWVYKQNGTTIPIQIVKSIEVSDAKMMLNGALNSMGVTYLPEFVVSKYLEEGKLISLLNEYETDDWLVNIYYLPQRFMTHCVKSFKDFFLLSHRDKINQFMGSSRVNSERLD; from the coding sequence ATGCCAAATAGTGATATACGAAAAGGCGGCGCGATTAAGCAATCGAGTGCGATTGACCCACAGCAATTGGTTCGTATGCTTTTTTTTATAGAGTTGATCAATGCGGGTTCCATTACAAAGGCAGCGGAAGCCTTGAATATATCAACCAGCACCGGTTCACGCTGGTTGAGTGATCTCGAAGCGGAGCTCGGTATTACACTTTACCAACGCAATAATCCTCAAGAGCGCCTTACCGAAGCGGGTTCGTTTCTTTATAGCAAGTTCTCAGAAATCACCGATGATATCCATCTGATGATCAATGAACTCACCGGCTTCACCACCGAGACACGAGGCAACATTAAAATCTGTTGTACCCCCATTTATGCGGATAAAGTCGTGTTACCCATTATTGGTGAGTTTGTAGAACAACACGCAAGGGTCAATGTCCAGTTCACGCTGACCCCAAGGGGAATGGATTACTATAAAGATCATGACTTCATTATTACCGCTATTGCCGGACATGCCTCTAATAAAGACTCGGAATTGTTGCTGGTACGTCGAACGCTTCTGACACAAAAATTTATTACGGTTGCAACGCCAGCGTATGTAAAAAAACATGGTGAACCGCTAGTACCCAAGGATTTAATCAATCACCGATGTCTATATTCAAAGGCGCTACAAAATGACAATCAGTGGGTGTACAAACAAAATGGCACCACGATTCCCATTCAGATTGTTAAGTCGATAGAAGTCTCCGATGCCAAGATGATGCTAAATGGCGCACTGAACTCCATGGGCGTGACTTACTTGCCAGAGTTTGTTGTCTCCAAATATCTTGAGGAAGGCAAATTGATATCGCTACTCAATGAATATGAAACCGATGATTGGTTGGTAAATATATATTATCTTCCTCAGCGTTTTATGACGCATTGTGTTAAATCGTTTAAAGATTTTTTCCTATTAAGTCACCGTGACAAAATCAATCAGTTTATGGGTAGCAGTCGTGTGAATTCAGAACGTCTTGATTGA
- a CDS encoding helix-turn-helix domain-containing protein, with protein sequence MIVWLSLGLSHSIFLLLVLLSNSYKNAKFDIAVVWMLFLLLPFLDLALSPNVFDVPIVIISDHLPYGLMYGPFLWWYSLQVTGLLKWQLSYVLLHCFPFLILSVLKIALVNPIGFESHFAYNNSMEGNIYASLTITSSVGYSIVVLYLLKAHKRKVVDHFSQLPNTITLQWLRCLAIGFMLLSIWSLFTVLLPIPENLNSSVFSLLAMIYFLGFFSIQQPVVFEREDAKTSPCNKCHTESEHGALKQARSKGHSTKPNEVCHRAKYQRSGLTDDKGQDYLQLLNHYMDEHKPFLDPSLTIEKLSQRLNIPRHYLTQIINEKLNKNFYKYINEYRVNYVKSLIKAADESGLSMLDIAYSSGFNSKSTFNSIFKSMTGLTPSQYKKAQMKNKYSVE encoded by the coding sequence ATGATTGTATGGTTATCGTTGGGATTGAGTCATTCAATTTTTTTACTGCTGGTCTTGCTATCAAATAGTTATAAAAACGCTAAATTTGATATAGCCGTGGTTTGGATGCTATTCCTGTTACTGCCATTTTTAGATCTTGCACTCAGCCCTAATGTGTTTGATGTTCCTATCGTGATAATAAGTGATCATCTTCCCTATGGTTTGATGTATGGTCCTTTTCTTTGGTGGTATTCCTTACAGGTAACGGGGTTACTCAAATGGCAGTTGAGTTATGTTCTATTACACTGTTTTCCGTTTTTAATTCTTAGTGTATTAAAAATAGCGCTAGTGAATCCCATCGGATTTGAATCTCACTTTGCCTATAACAACTCAATGGAAGGTAATATCTATGCCAGCCTGACCATTACATCGTCGGTGGGATATTCTATTGTCGTTCTTTATCTCCTCAAGGCGCACAAGAGAAAAGTAGTGGATCATTTTTCACAGTTGCCCAACACGATAACCTTGCAATGGTTACGTTGCTTAGCTATCGGGTTTATGCTGCTGAGTATTTGGTCACTTTTTACCGTGCTTTTGCCAATACCCGAAAACCTTAACAGCAGTGTATTTTCATTGCTTGCGATGATCTATTTTTTGGGTTTCTTTAGTATTCAACAGCCTGTCGTGTTTGAACGCGAAGATGCGAAGACGTCGCCTTGCAACAAATGCCACACCGAAAGTGAGCACGGGGCGCTCAAGCAAGCAAGAAGTAAAGGACATTCAACCAAGCCGAATGAGGTTTGTCACAGAGCAAAGTACCAACGATCAGGTTTGACCGACGATAAAGGTCAAGATTATCTGCAACTGCTCAATCATTACATGGATGAGCACAAACCTTTCTTAGACCCATCATTAACGATTGAAAAGTTGTCGCAAAGGTTAAATATACCAAGACATTATTTGACACAAATTATCAACGAGAAGTTAAATAAAAATTTTTACAAATATATCAATGAATACCGAGTTAATTACGTTAAGTCGCTAATTAAAGCCGCGGATGAATCAGGACTCAGCATGCTTGATATTGCATACTCGTCAGGATTTAACTCTAAATCTACATTCAATAGTATTTTTAAAAGCATGACAGGTCTCACACCTTCCCAATACAAAAAAGCACAAATGAAAAATAAGTACAGTGTTGAATAA